The following are encoded together in the Synergistaceae bacterium genome:
- a CDS encoding TerD family protein: MAISLYKGQKVDLTKGNPGLSRLLVGLGWDTNKYKGGADFDLDAAAFLLGSDGKVTNDMDFVFYNNLKHYSGAVTHTGDNLTGEGEGDDEVIKVDLSRVPPIISKITFTVTIHEAEQRRQNFGQVSNAYIHILDEANNKELIRYDLGEDFSVETAVVVGEIFRSGSDWKFNAIGSGYKGGLRALCLDFGVNV; this comes from the coding sequence ATGGCAATAAGTCTATACAAGGGTCAAAAAGTTGACTTAACAAAGGGGAATCCGGGACTCTCCCGCTTGCTTGTCGGACTCGGCTGGGACACTAATAAATATAAAGGCGGGGCAGATTTTGATCTTGACGCGGCGGCATTTCTGCTCGGTTCGGACGGTAAAGTTACGAATGATATGGATTTCGTGTTCTATAATAATTTAAAGCACTATTCAGGAGCTGTGACTCATACGGGCGACAATTTAACAGGAGAAGGAGAAGGCGACGACGAAGTTATAAAAGTTGACCTCTCAAGAGTCCCCCCTATTATCAGCAAGATTACTTTTACAGTTACTATTCACGAGGCAGAACAGAGAAGACAGAATTTCGGCCAAGTTTCTAATGCTTATATTCACATTTTAGACGAGGCAAATAATAAAGAGTTAATACGCTATGATTTAGGAGAAGATTTCTCGGTTGAGACTGCTGTTGTTGTCGGTGAGATTTTCAGGAGCGGCTCAGACTGGAAATTTAACGCAATAGGTTCAGGCTATAAAGGCGGCTTGCGTGCTTTGTGCTTAGATTTCGGAGTAAACGTCTAA
- a CDS encoding TerD family protein, producing the protein MDIQRGFRDKLEKYLNPANIFDVDMSISGGSVYDFSCFGVDSNNKLSDDRYMIFYNQKSSPNNEIKYSSYNNGAKFSVNLSNLPESINKLVFTANIDGTGTMNEIKSHSLIINYRNEPVLI; encoded by the coding sequence ATGGATATACAAAGGGGATTCAGGGATAAGCTCGAAAAATATTTAAATCCTGCTAATATTTTTGATGTAGATATGAGCATATCGGGCGGCTCTGTCTATGATTTTTCCTGCTTCGGTGTTGACTCAAATAATAAGCTTTCTGATGATAGATACATGATATTCTATAATCAAAAGAGTTCGCCGAACAACGAGATAAAATATTCGTCTTACAATAACGGCGCAAAATTCAGCGTAAATCTTTCAAATCTGCCTGAGTCAATAAATAAACTTGTTTTCACGGCAAATATAGACGGCACCGGCACAATGAACGAAATAAAATCACACTCATTAATTATTAATTACCGCAATGAGCCCGTATTAATATGA
- a CDS encoding TerD family protein translates to MTLTGQDFNNERAIISIEIYRKDGWRIAAIANGFNGGLGDLLKFYGGQEIKSESKAPEAPRKPVELRKGQKVNLEKKTPVLGEISINLNWHQGTKSGGLFSMFSSKSEAIDLDLGCLFELKNGLKGSVQALGETFGSLDNVPYIALDGDDRTGASEGGETLRINGAKISQIKRVLIYTFIYEGIANWREADGVVTVKCPGSNDIIVRMDEYDTRKGMCAIAMLENVNNETFSVEKLVKFFDGHVDMDNNYKWGLRWVHGTK, encoded by the coding sequence ATGACTCTCACCGGCCAAGACTTTAATAATGAGCGCGCAATAATATCAATAGAAATTTACAGGAAAGACGGCTGGAGAATTGCAGCAATTGCTAACGGTTTTAACGGCGGATTAGGCGATTTATTAAAATTTTACGGCGGTCAAGAGATAAAATCAGAAAGTAAAGCACCTGAAGCACCCCGCAAACCCGTAGAACTCCGCAAAGGCCAGAAAGTAAATCTTGAGAAGAAAACTCCCGTACTGGGCGAAATCTCCATAAATCTTAACTGGCATCAAGGCACAAAATCGGGCGGCTTGTTTTCCATGTTTTCGTCAAAGTCTGAAGCTATAGATTTAGATTTAGGCTGCTTATTTGAGCTTAAAAACGGTCTAAAAGGTTCAGTTCAGGCACTGGGAGAAACTTTTGGAAGTCTTGATAATGTCCCGTATATTGCACTTGACGGCGATGACAGAACAGGAGCAAGCGAGGGCGGGGAGACTCTGAGAATCAACGGCGCAAAAATTTCACAGATAAAAAGAGTCTTGATTTACACGTTCATTTATGAAGGTATTGCTAACTGGCGCGAGGCTGATGGAGTAGTTACTGTTAAATGTCCCGGCAGTAATGATATTATCGTAAGAATGGACGAATATGACACCCGTAAAGGAATGTGCGCTATTGCAATGCTCGAAAACGTAAATAATGAAACTTTCAGCGTTGAAAAGCTCGTTAAATTCTTTGACGGCCACGTAGACATGGATAATAATTATAAGTGGGGACTCAGATGGGTTCACGGTACTAAATAA
- a CDS encoding TerD family protein — protein MNTNEINQQTLQEKFDADKSNEFNLSPGEYQGALKISRPCVINGNGSTLWAKLGPVILVKSPGVVIKNLRVEITEDASTPEEKTAIKTISPDTKLINIEVSGDIKGFPNEPDAWNLPRIIKLGSFAADKANSIAVNINAASDCEIVNNIKDTKILPEKLAKGSNKLIINISALKDNTILYGNIFIKTLVTRRIYITGRSVKGAKEFHDTPAPPAPPAKISPAFELAKRGQRFSLDSIKDGIITIEFTQDSIKKDFDLDAYIFMLRSDNKVRSDDDLIFWGSQVQNQAIKLDKTKIFISPSKVDPEIEKISVCFSIYGDNPAQNFSLSINPAVNIYANNKNFCRFEFDSLNIEKSIIALELYRYNGSWKINFVGAGWKNGLKQLCENFGLEVMNN, from the coding sequence ATGAACACAAACGAAATTAATCAGCAAACTCTACAAGAAAAATTTGACGCTGATAAATCAAATGAATTTAATTTGTCACCCGGCGAATATCAGGGAGCTTTGAAAATTTCCCGGCCTTGTGTAATAAACGGTAACGGATCGACTCTATGGGCAAAACTCGGACCCGTCATATTAGTTAAATCGCCCGGAGTCGTTATAAAAAATTTACGCGTGGAAATCACAGAAGATGCCTCAACCCCTGAAGAGAAGACAGCAATAAAAACTATTTCGCCGGATACTAAATTAATTAATATAGAAGTCTCAGGAGATATTAAAGGCTTCCCGAACGAGCCTGACGCTTGGAATTTGCCGAGAATTATAAAATTAGGCAGTTTTGCAGCAGACAAAGCTAATTCTATAGCAGTAAATATTAACGCAGCTTCTGACTGTGAAATCGTGAATAACATCAAAGATACAAAAATTTTGCCGGAAAAACTCGCAAAAGGCAGCAATAAATTAATTATAAATATTTCAGCACTTAAAGATAACACGATTTTATACGGAAATATTTTCATTAAGACTCTAGTAACACGCAGAATTTATATCACCGGCCGATCTGTAAAGGGAGCTAAAGAATTTCATGACACGCCGGCACCTCCTGCTCCGCCTGCAAAAATTTCACCTGCATTTGAACTCGCAAAACGCGGTCAGAGATTTTCACTTGACTCGATTAAAGACGGCATAATAACAATAGAATTTACTCAAGACTCAATCAAGAAAGATTTTGACCTTGATGCATATATTTTCATGCTCAGATCAGATAATAAAGTGAGATCCGACGATGATTTAATTTTCTGGGGGAGTCAAGTTCAGAATCAAGCAATAAAGCTCGATAAGACAAAAATATTTATATCGCCCTCAAAAGTTGATCCTGAAATTGAAAAAATTTCCGTATGTTTCTCGATCTACGGCGATAACCCCGCGCAAAATTTTTCACTCTCAATCAATCCCGCAGTGAATATTTACGCGAATAATAAAAATTTTTGCAGGTTTGAATTTGACTCGCTCAATATCGAGAAATCTATAATTGCACTTGAGCTTTACAGGTATAATGGCAGCTGGAAAATTAATTTTGTCGGTGCAGGCTGGAAAAATGGATTAAAGCAGCTTTGTGAAAATTTCGGGCTGGAAGTCATGAATAATTAA
- a CDS encoding VWA domain-containing protein — MSDYVRRLPVYLLLDCSGSMLGAPIEAVKQGIKTLLSELKGDPQALETAYLSVITFESTAQQVVPLTELMQFQEPNLNAGGMTALGGALNVLMDCIKNEVRKSTENQKGDWRPMVFIMTDGYPTDDNELNAAISKLKSMKTANIIACLCGDDATPDFLRKITECVVWMNQITPGAMAAFFKWVSSSIKMTSSSLSAKPGENIQLPPPPSGFTIVP; from the coding sequence ATGTCAGACTATGTAAGAAGATTACCAGTTTATTTATTGCTTGATTGTTCGGGCTCTATGCTCGGCGCACCCATTGAGGCAGTAAAACAGGGAATCAAGACGCTTTTATCAGAACTCAAAGGAGACCCTCAAGCACTTGAGACGGCTTATTTATCAGTCATAACGTTTGAAAGCACAGCACAGCAAGTAGTACCATTGACGGAATTAATGCAATTTCAGGAGCCTAATTTGAACGCGGGCGGAATGACTGCACTTGGGGGAGCACTAAATGTATTAATGGACTGCATAAAAAACGAAGTCCGCAAATCTACAGAGAATCAAAAAGGGGACTGGCGGCCTATGGTCTTTATTATGACTGACGGCTATCCAACTGATGATAACGAATTAAACGCGGCGATATCAAAGCTTAAATCAATGAAGACTGCAAATATAATAGCTTGTTTATGCGGCGATGATGCTACACCCGATTTTTTACGGAAAATTACAGAGTGCGTCGTATGGATGAATCAAATTACTCCCGGAGCAATGGCGGCATTCTTTAAATGGGTATCAAGTTCTATCAAGATGACTTCTAGCAGCTTGAGCGCAAAACCGGGCGAAAATATACAGCTGCCTCCTCCTCCCAGCGGCTTTACGATTGTCCCATAA
- a CDS encoding protein phosphatase 2C domain-containing protein: MPDLVKNLYLDSKPKQEPEIIKKVFIAIDKPAESPAPAPSASPVLVIPAPKPSSDKENQRIINPVLPAPKPLKDKEVTDKTALLWKYNPVPENEPEATKDFVCCTQKFLNGEFIAARVRGKKHKHNGTNCDDWFEIGSAGQIVFAAVSDGAGSKRLSRIGAKYSCQSAVYNMRQEFNKLHLSANPPLLDSSSPDFSELAKNEYGKFIDIVKNSVKAANQSVKFHAQSCAADPDYCDLLGREPELKDFSATLLVAAFIPLGDDGADKLVITCQIGDGMMALLKTSGEYDKSLRLMGDPDTGEFSGETDFLTSLTDDMLDRKTKIAFSDADLFFMMSDGVADDYFPNNPEIIRLYYDLILNSVLDGVKITEMPLTADEINIARKLLYEPNLTDSDSQKLNALRSDYEKKHRPEKMLKSLAISYPALTANNQNQSVKIPIQYTNRICEGLSAMQKRKVTIKDLWSVKDREILSRIRNNPDPNLTEKEKILALWLDNYTVRSSADDRTLVIIKFSNGEIKS, encoded by the coding sequence ATGCCGGATTTAGTTAAAAATTTATATTTGGACTCAAAGCCTAAACAAGAGCCGGAAATAATTAAAAAAGTTTTTATCGCTATTGATAAGCCCGCAGAATCTCCCGCACCTGCTCCAAGCGCGAGTCCTGTTTTAGTTATTCCTGCTCCTAAGCCGTCAAGTGATAAAGAGAATCAAAGAATAATAAATCCTGTACTGCCAGCTCCTAAGCCTCTAAAAGATAAAGAAGTTACGGATAAGACAGCTTTATTATGGAAATATAACCCAGTCCCGGAGAATGAGCCGGAAGCTACTAAAGATTTTGTCTGCTGTACTCAAAAATTTTTAAACGGTGAATTCATTGCAGCAAGAGTCCGGGGCAAAAAGCATAAACATAACGGCACTAACTGTGATGACTGGTTCGAAATAGGCAGTGCGGGACAAATAGTTTTTGCTGCTGTATCAGACGGGGCAGGCTCTAAGAGATTATCAAGAATAGGCGCAAAATATTCGTGTCAATCAGCTGTCTATAACATGAGACAAGAATTTAATAAATTGCATCTTAGCGCAAATCCGCCGTTATTAGACTCGTCATCGCCTGACTTCTCGGAACTCGCAAAAAATGAATACGGAAAATTTATTGATATAGTAAAAAACTCTGTGAAAGCTGCGAATCAATCCGTAAAATTTCACGCTCAATCATGCGCGGCTGATCCTGATTACTGCGATTTGCTTGGCCGTGAACCTGAGCTAAAAGATTTCTCGGCTACTTTGCTTGTTGCTGCATTTATTCCATTAGGTGATGACGGTGCTGATAAACTTGTCATAACTTGTCAAATAGGCGACGGAATGATGGCACTTCTCAAGACTTCCGGCGAATATGATAAATCACTGCGCTTAATGGGAGATCCCGACACCGGCGAATTTTCCGGAGAAACAGATTTCTTGACTTCATTGACTGATGACATGTTAGACCGTAAAACAAAAATTGCTTTTTCCGACGCTGATTTATTTTTCATGATGTCCGACGGAGTTGCAGATGACTACTTCCCGAATAATCCTGAGATAATAAGGCTGTATTATGATTTGATTCTTAACAGCGTTCTCGACGGCGTGAAAATTACTGAGATGCCTTTAACTGCCGATGAAATCAATATAGCGAGAAAATTATTATATGAGCCGAATTTGACGGATTCTGATTCACAAAAATTAAACGCGCTGAGAAGTGATTACGAGAAAAAGCACCGCCCTGAAAAAATGTTGAAGAGCCTAGCAATATCATATCCTGCATTAACAGCAAATAATCAGAATCAAAGCGTGAAAATCCCTATTCAATATACAAATCGAATTTGTGAAGGTCTAAGCGCAATGCAAAAACGCAAAGTAACTATTAAAGATTTATGGAGCGTCAAAGATAGAGAGATTTTATCCCGAATCAGAAATAACCCGGATCCGAATTTA